One window from the genome of Vicinamibacteria bacterium encodes:
- a CDS encoding CDP-alcohol phosphatidyltransferase family protein, translating to MNANALRVWSLRRESAAIALSGFVLLGAFLLPNPLWLCVSLTVWGSALWFLWRELGDGAEIEWPTLLTLLRGWLVALTAGMLVPTPEYAAAAYTVAVVLDDLDGRLARRFGLTTASGARLDLEIDALGILVASVGGVLLGKLPIWYLAIGLARYAFVAGVSLVKGARSLDSSRLRRFLAGCQMGFLAAALWPQVPVDLTRMAAYLFGGATLSMFARDWRFVTSVGQTRRA from the coding sequence TTGAACGCCAACGCCCTGCGCGTCTGGTCGCTTCGGCGCGAATCGGCCGCGATTGCGCTCTCGGGCTTCGTGCTGCTCGGAGCGTTTCTCTTGCCGAACCCTCTCTGGCTCTGCGTGTCTCTGACCGTTTGGGGGAGCGCGCTCTGGTTTCTGTGGCGCGAGCTCGGAGACGGCGCCGAAATCGAATGGCCGACGCTGCTGACGCTTCTACGCGGGTGGCTCGTGGCGCTCACCGCGGGGATGCTTGTGCCCACCCCGGAATACGCCGCGGCGGCCTACACCGTTGCCGTCGTGCTGGACGATCTCGATGGCCGCCTCGCGCGCCGCTTCGGACTTACGACCGCATCGGGCGCGAGGCTCGACTTGGAGATCGACGCGCTGGGTATCCTCGTCGCCAGTGTAGGCGGGGTGCTCCTGGGAAAGCTCCCCATCTGGTATCTCGCGATCGGGCTCGCCCGTTACGCGTTCGTCGCCGGAGTCTCGCTCGTCAAAGGCGCGCGCTCACTCGATAGCAGCCGGCTGAGGCGTTTTCTCGCGGGCTGTCAGATGGGCTTTCTCGCCGCCGCTCTCTGGCCGCAGGTGCCCGTCGACCTGACGCGGATGGCCGCGTATCTGTTCGGCGGCGCTACGCTCTCGATGTTTGCTCGCGACTGGCGCTTCGTGACGTCGGTCGGCCAGACGCGACGCGCGTAA
- a CDS encoding PIN domain-containing protein, giving the protein MISKPGKKGVERVAADSNVILSAVAGKAALRIFTRTRVKVVTSTHVLGEVREYLPTMAESYDLAVEALEGQFGLLAIEAYERWQFESTRSEAERRLGHRDPEDVELLALALKLCIPIWSNDNDFKDTGVKLYTTARLLKTVGV; this is encoded by the coding sequence GTGATTTCGAAGCCTGGAAAAAAGGGCGTCGAGCGAGTCGCCGCCGATAGCAACGTCATCCTGTCCGCGGTAGCTGGCAAAGCCGCCCTGAGGATATTTACCCGCACTCGAGTCAAGGTGGTCACTTCTACCCACGTCCTCGGCGAGGTACGAGAATACTTACCGACGATGGCGGAGTCGTACGATCTCGCCGTCGAGGCCCTCGAAGGACAATTCGGTCTCCTGGCAATCGAGGCGTATGAACGATGGCAATTCGAAAGCACGCGCTCGGAGGCCGAACGGCGCCTGGGCCACCGAGATCCCGAAGACGTCGAGCTGCTGGCTCTGGCATTGAAACTCTGCATTCCCATCTGGTCCAACGACAACGACTTCAAAGACACGGGAGTGAAGTTGTATACGACCGCCAGACTACTGAAAACCGTGGGAGTCTGA